In one Bryobacteraceae bacterium genomic region, the following are encoded:
- a CDS encoding cbb3-type cytochrome c oxidase subunit I, with protein MSTTMVTPHAAEPQPSGGGGKNYLNATSGLASWLLTVDHKRIAIMYLISISVFFAIGGFFAMLVRLELLTPQGDFLTAEGYNRAFTMHGIAMVFFFLIPSIPATLGNFLVPLMCGARDLAFPKINLLSWYCYIIGAVFALVAAFSGGVDTGWTFYTPYSSTYSNGAVLTAILGAFFAGFSSILTGLNFLVTIHKMRAPGLTWGRMPLFLWSQYATSIIQILGTPVVAITLILVALERSLHFGFFDPKLGGDPILMQHLFWFYSHPAVYVMILPPMGVMSELVAAFCRRRVYGYHFVAMSSVAIAVISFIVWGHHMFTSGQSVYAGLVFSFLTFLVGIPSAIKAWNWMATMYKGSISYDSPMIFAFGFMGMFTIGGLTGLFLATAGLDIHMHDTYFVVAHFHYIMVGSAIFAYMGGLHYWWPKMTGKKFNDGWARLSALLIFVGFNFTFFPQFIVGYLGMPRRYYAYPEEFQVLNVFSSIGASVLAVGYLMPSFYFLHSIFKGEPAGPNPWNAKGLEWTIPSPPPTENFLSVPVVTEEAYAYAEGGGGHH; from the coding sequence ATGAGTACGACGATGGTCACTCCTCATGCGGCTGAACCACAGCCGTCCGGTGGGGGTGGAAAGAACTACCTGAACGCGACGAGCGGTCTGGCTTCGTGGCTTCTGACAGTTGACCACAAGCGGATCGCGATCATGTACCTGATTTCGATCTCGGTGTTCTTCGCCATCGGCGGCTTCTTCGCCATGCTGGTTCGGCTCGAGCTGCTGACTCCTCAGGGCGACTTCCTCACCGCTGAGGGCTACAACCGCGCCTTCACCATGCACGGCATCGCGATGGTGTTCTTCTTCCTGATCCCTTCGATTCCGGCGACTCTCGGCAATTTCCTCGTGCCGCTGATGTGCGGCGCGCGCGACCTTGCTTTTCCGAAGATCAACCTGCTGAGCTGGTACTGCTACATCATCGGCGCGGTGTTCGCGTTGGTGGCGGCCTTCAGCGGCGGCGTCGATACAGGCTGGACTTTCTACACGCCGTACTCCAGCACCTACTCGAACGGCGCGGTGCTCACCGCGATTCTCGGCGCCTTCTTCGCCGGGTTCTCGTCGATCCTCACCGGCCTGAACTTCCTGGTGACCATCCACAAAATGCGCGCTCCCGGGCTCACTTGGGGACGCATGCCGCTGTTCCTGTGGTCGCAATACGCCACCAGCATCATCCAGATTCTCGGAACCCCGGTGGTGGCGATTACGCTGATCCTGGTGGCGCTCGAGCGGTCTCTGCACTTCGGGTTCTTCGATCCCAAGCTCGGCGGGGATCCGATCCTGATGCAGCACCTGTTCTGGTTCTACTCCCACCCGGCCGTGTACGTGATGATTCTGCCGCCGATGGGCGTGATGAGCGAACTGGTGGCCGCCTTCTGCCGCCGGCGGGTTTACGGGTATCACTTCGTTGCGATGTCATCGGTGGCGATCGCGGTGATCAGCTTCATCGTGTGGGGCCACCATATGTTCACCTCCGGCCAGTCGGTCTACGCCGGCCTGGTGTTCTCGTTCCTCACGTTTCTCGTCGGTATCCCCTCGGCGATCAAGGCCTGGAACTGGATGGCGACGATGTACAAGGGTTCGATCTCCTACGACTCGCCGATGATCTTCGCGTTCGGATTCATGGGGATGTTCACGATCGGTGGACTCACTGGACTGTTCCTCGCAACCGCCGGCCTCGACATCCACATGCACGACACTTACTTCGTGGTGGCGCACTTCCACTACATCATGGTCGGCTCGGCGATCTTCGCCTACATGGGCGGGCTGCACTACTGGTGGCCGAAGATGACGGGCAAGAAGTTCAACGACGGCTGGGCCCGGCTCTCCGCGCTCCTCATCTTTGTCGGATTCAATTTCACGTTTTTCCCGCAGTTCATCGTCGGCTACCTCGGAATGCCCCGGCGCTACTACGCGTATCCGGAAGAGTTCCAGGTGTTGAACGTCTTTTCCTCGATCGGCGCGAGTGTGCTGGCCGTCGGCTACCTGATGCCGTCGTTCTACTTTCTGCACTCGATCTTCAAGGGTGAGCCTGCCGGTCCTAACCCCTGGAACGCCAAGGGTCTGGAATGGACAATCCCCTCGCCGCCGCCCACGGAGAACTTCCTCAGCGTTCCCGTGGTGACCGAAGAAGCCTACGCATACGCAGAAGGAGGAGGGGGACACCACTAG
- the coxB gene encoding cytochrome c oxidase subunit II — protein MWNFPLFPEAASTAAGGTDNLYFFLVAVSVFFTIIIFGGCLWFAVKYRRRHADEVPPHLSDSLLLEIAWSVPPFILVLIMFAWGAVIFFRHYNPPEGAMEMYVVGKQWMWKTQHPEGHREINELHVPLGRPVKLTMTTEDVLHSFFIPAFRLKRDVVPGMYTTMWFQPSKVGKYHLFCAEYCGNQHSGMIGWVHVMEPADYEAWLAGVQRGETMAQAGERLFGRLGCASCHKEDNSGRCPTLKDIFNKPVLLTNGQRVNVDETYLRESILRPQARIVAGYQNQEMPTFQGQISEDGILQVIAYIKTLTKEQTPAPQAAAGAPKGGTKQ, from the coding sequence ATGTGGAACTTCCCATTATTTCCTGAGGCCGCTTCCACCGCCGCCGGTGGAACGGACAATCTCTATTTCTTCTTGGTCGCGGTGTCGGTGTTCTTCACGATCATCATCTTCGGCGGGTGCCTTTGGTTCGCGGTGAAATACCGGCGCCGGCACGCAGACGAGGTTCCACCGCACTTGAGCGATTCGCTGCTGCTCGAGATCGCCTGGTCCGTGCCGCCGTTCATCCTCGTGCTGATCATGTTCGCCTGGGGCGCGGTGATCTTCTTCCGCCATTACAATCCGCCCGAGGGCGCGATGGAGATGTACGTGGTGGGCAAGCAGTGGATGTGGAAGACGCAGCACCCGGAAGGGCATCGCGAGATCAACGAGCTGCACGTTCCGCTGGGCCGCCCGGTGAAGCTCACCATGACTACCGAGGACGTGCTGCACTCGTTCTTCATTCCGGCGTTCCGCCTCAAGCGGGACGTGGTGCCGGGCATGTACACGACAATGTGGTTCCAACCGTCGAAGGTGGGCAAGTATCACTTGTTCTGCGCCGAGTACTGCGGCAACCAGCACTCGGGGATGATCGGGTGGGTCCACGTGATGGAACCGGCCGACTACGAAGCTTGGCTCGCCGGCGTACAGCGCGGCGAAACGATGGCTCAGGCCGGAGAACGGCTGTTCGGGCGGCTTGGCTGCGCAAGCTGCCACAAGGAAGACAACAGCGGTCGCTGCCCGACGCTCAAGGATATTTTCAACAAGCCGGTGCTCCTCACCAACGGCCAGCGTGTGAACGTGGATGAGACCTACCTGCGCGAATCGATCCTGCGGCCGCAGGCCCGGATCGTGGCCGGCTACCAGAATCAGGAGATGCCCACTTTCCAGGGGCAGATCTCCGAGGACGGCATCCTGCAGGTAATTGCCTACATCAAGACTCTGACGAAGGAGCAAACTCCGGCTCCGCAGGCGGCCGCCGGCGCGCCTAAGGGAGGAACGAAACAATGA
- a CDS encoding SCO family protein, whose product MKYRSTIAVILAASAAYAEGLARVPAGTEPPPQLKDVGVDQKLNAQLPLEAEFLDEEGKSIRLGQLFGRRPVVLALVYYECPMLCTMVLNGTLRAARALQLNAGTDYDVVAISFDAEETPALALRKKEEYIERYNRPGAERGWHFLTGSPASIKAVTEAAGYRFSRDPSNGQWAHASAIMVATPEGRLARYFYGVEYSARDLRFSLVEASQGKIGTPVDQVLLYCFHYDPATGKYSLVIMNILRAAGALTVAALLLFWFVQSRRGRSKQNHVELPIIS is encoded by the coding sequence ATGAAGTATCGATCGACAATTGCGGTGATTCTAGCGGCGTCGGCGGCGTATGCGGAAGGGCTGGCGCGCGTGCCGGCGGGCACGGAGCCGCCGCCGCAGTTGAAAGACGTCGGCGTTGACCAGAAGCTGAACGCTCAATTGCCCCTCGAAGCCGAATTTCTCGACGAGGAGGGCAAGTCGATCCGCCTCGGCCAGCTATTCGGCCGGCGGCCGGTGGTGCTGGCGCTGGTTTACTACGAGTGCCCGATGCTGTGCACGATGGTGCTCAACGGCACGCTTCGCGCCGCTCGCGCGCTGCAATTGAACGCCGGGACGGATTACGACGTGGTGGCGATCAGCTTCGATGCCGAAGAGACGCCCGCGCTCGCGCTCCGGAAGAAGGAAGAGTACATCGAGCGCTACAATCGGCCTGGCGCCGAGAGAGGCTGGCATTTCCTTACCGGTAGTCCGGCGTCGATCAAGGCAGTCACCGAAGCGGCTGGCTACCGCTTTTCGCGAGACCCATCCAACGGACAGTGGGCGCATGCGAGCGCGATCATGGTCGCTACGCCCGAAGGCCGGCTGGCGCGCTATTTCTACGGAGTCGAATACTCGGCCCGCGATCTTCGCTTCAGCCTTGTTGAGGCGTCGCAGGGCAAGATCGGGACGCCCGTGGATCAGGTTTTGCTGTACTGCTTTCACTACGACCCGGCCACGGGTAAGTACAGTTTGGTCATTATGAATATCCTACGGGCCGCCGGGGCGCTCACCGTCGCCGCGCTGCTCTTGTTCTGGTTCGTGCAGTCCCGGAGGGGGCGCAGCAAACAAAATCATGTGGAACTTCCCATTATTTCCTGA
- a CDS encoding cytochrome c, with protein sequence MRSKWFFVVALAGLLASCRQDMHDQPRYRPLQGSSFYPDGRASRPIIDGTVAWGKLKTDTAMYKGKAGNAFISEIPVPVNLALLERGQQRFNIYCSPCHGRTGDGEGMVSQRGFKHPPSYHSDKLRGQPVGYYFDVISNGFGAMASYASRVPVQDRWAIIAYIRALQYSRMATVDDVPESLRSQLNSGTPVPMPGTAAHSSQEAHH encoded by the coding sequence TTGCGAAGTAAATGGTTCTTCGTTGTGGCGCTGGCCGGCCTGCTGGCGTCGTGCCGCCAGGATATGCACGACCAGCCGCGATATCGCCCGCTGCAGGGCAGCAGTTTCTACCCCGACGGACGGGCGTCCCGGCCGATCATCGACGGGACGGTGGCCTGGGGAAAACTCAAGACCGATACCGCGATGTACAAGGGCAAGGCCGGAAACGCCTTCATCAGCGAGATCCCGGTGCCGGTGAACCTCGCTCTTCTCGAGCGTGGGCAGCAGCGATTCAATATCTACTGCTCGCCGTGCCACGGCCGGACCGGTGACGGCGAGGGCATGGTGTCCCAGCGCGGGTTCAAACATCCGCCGAGCTACCACAGCGACAAGCTTCGCGGCCAGCCGGTGGGTTACTACTTCGACGTGATCAGCAACGGCTTCGGCGCCATGGCGAGCTACGCCTCGCGCGTGCCGGTGCAGGACCGCTGGGCGATCATCGCCTACATTAGGGCCCTGCAGTACAGCCGGATGGCCACCGTCGATGACGTGCCCGAAAGTCTGCGCTCGCAATTGAATTCGGGGACGCCGGTTCCGATGCCCGGAACCGCGGCCCACTCTTCTCAGGAGGCTCACCACTAG
- a CDS encoding DUF3341 domain-containing protein, which yields MPTLTTDPKTAPSPSPIPSEQLFGIMAEFDNQEDLLTACRNARDAGYKKMDAYTPVPIHDLTDALGWENDTLQKVVLCGGLLGCLSGFSLMYYITMITYPMNIGGKPHFSWPAYVPPTFEMSILFAAFAAVFGMIALNGLPMPYHPVWNNPRFAMASQDRYFLCIEAVDAKFDRDATRRFLEAQPTREVVEVAK from the coding sequence ATGCCGACTCTCACCACAGACCCGAAAACCGCGCCGAGTCCGTCACCGATTCCGAGCGAGCAGCTCTTTGGAATCATGGCCGAGTTCGACAATCAGGAGGACCTCCTCACGGCCTGCCGGAACGCGCGCGACGCCGGCTACAAGAAGATGGACGCCTACACGCCGGTGCCGATCCACGACCTGACCGACGCGCTCGGGTGGGAGAACGACACGCTGCAGAAGGTGGTGCTGTGCGGCGGCCTGCTCGGGTGCCTCTCGGGATTTTCGCTGATGTACTACATCACGATGATCACCTACCCGATGAATATCGGCGGCAAGCCCCACTTCAGTTGGCCGGCCTACGTGCCGCCAACGTTCGAGATGTCGATTCTGTTCGCCGCCTTCGCCGCGGTGTTCGGAATGATCGCGCTCAACGGTCTGCCGATGCCGTATCACCCGGTCTGGAACAACCCCCGGTTCGCGATGGCTTCGCAGGACCGGTATTTTCTTTGCATCGAGGCCGTAGACGCGAAATTCGACCGCGACGCCACGCGGCGGTTCCTCGAAGCGCAGCCCACGCGGGAGGTCGTCGAAGTTGCGAAGTAA
- the nrfD gene encoding NrfD/PsrC family molybdoenzyme membrane anchor subunit yields METQHSSAVVALEHPDPVIEPGHSNTTVTEHVADIVLRRTPPLQWFLVLFLALCVMQLLPFALGNLFGRGIGLWGINQPVGWGLDIINFVWWIGIGHAGTLISAILLLMRQDWRMSIARFAEAMTIFAVMCAGLYPVAHTGRPWLAYWLLPYPNTMAIWPQPRSPLVWDVFAVSTYATVSILFWYTGLIPDLATMRDRARSVFVKKLYGILSLGWRGSAQHWHRYEMASLLLAGLSTPLVLSVHSIVSFDFAAGIIPGWHTTVFPPYFVAGAVFAGFAMVLTLAIPVRRWYGLEDFITVRHLENMGKVMLATGMIVCYGYFLEVFMGWYSGNEYEIAMIENRFSGPYAPLYWALWVCNCLSIQVLWSKSARRNTTVLFIVSQFVSVGMWLERFVIIPMSLHRDFLPSSWGMYYPTKWDWAAFIGTLGFFTTMMFIFIRVLPMLSMFELRTLIKSPAKQGASH; encoded by the coding sequence ATGGAGACACAACATTCATCGGCCGTCGTGGCCCTCGAACACCCCGATCCGGTAATCGAACCTGGCCATTCCAATACCACCGTCACCGAGCACGTCGCCGATATCGTGTTGCGGCGGACGCCGCCGCTGCAATGGTTTCTGGTGCTGTTCCTCGCCCTGTGCGTGATGCAGTTGCTGCCGTTCGCGCTCGGGAACCTGTTCGGGAGGGGCATCGGGTTGTGGGGCATCAACCAGCCGGTGGGCTGGGGTCTCGACATCATCAACTTCGTCTGGTGGATCGGTATCGGCCACGCCGGTACTCTCATTTCGGCCATCCTGCTGCTGATGCGGCAGGATTGGCGCATGTCGATCGCGCGATTCGCCGAAGCGATGACGATCTTCGCCGTGATGTGCGCGGGCTTGTATCCGGTGGCGCACACGGGCCGCCCGTGGCTCGCTTACTGGCTGCTGCCGTATCCGAACACGATGGCGATCTGGCCGCAGCCGCGCAGCCCGCTGGTGTGGGACGTGTTCGCGGTATCGACGTACGCAACGGTTTCGATTCTCTTCTGGTACACGGGCCTGATTCCCGATCTGGCCACGATGCGGGACCGCGCCCGGAGTGTGTTCGTGAAGAAGCTCTACGGGATCCTGTCGCTCGGGTGGCGTGGTTCGGCCCAACACTGGCACCGGTACGAGATGGCGTCGCTGCTGCTGGCCGGCCTTTCGACGCCGCTGGTGCTTTCGGTGCACTCGATCGTGTCGTTCGACTTCGCGGCGGGCATTATTCCCGGTTGGCACACCACCGTATTTCCACCCTATTTCGTCGCCGGGGCGGTGTTCGCCGGCTTCGCGATGGTGCTGACGCTGGCGATTCCGGTGCGGCGTTGGTATGGGCTCGAGGACTTCATCACGGTGCGGCACCTCGAGAACATGGGCAAGGTGATGCTGGCAACCGGCATGATCGTCTGCTACGGGTACTTCCTCGAAGTGTTCATGGGCTGGTATAGCGGCAACGAGTACGAAATCGCAATGATCGAGAACCGGTTCTCGGGGCCGTATGCGCCGTTGTACTGGGCGCTGTGGGTGTGCAACTGCCTCTCGATCCAGGTGCTGTGGTCGAAATCGGCGCGCCGCAATACCACGGTTCTGTTCATCGTCAGCCAGTTCGTCAGCGTCGGGATGTGGCTCGAGCGGTTCGTGATCATCCCGATGAGCCTCCACCGCGACTTTCTTCCGTCGAGCTGGGGCATGTACTATCCAACCAAGTGGGACTGGGCGGCCTTCATCGGGACGCTTGGCTTCTTCACCACCATGATGTTCATCTTCATCCGGGTGCTTCCCATGTTGTCGATGTTCGAACTCCGGACTCTTATCAAGAGCCCGGCCAAGCAGGGAGCGAGCCACTAG
- a CDS encoding TAT-variant-translocated molybdopterin oxidoreductase, with translation MSSQPNNPTPLDLDAIRARLADAKGPEFWRSLEQVAGTEEFQAFLDNEFTPGTSEWSNPLNRRRMLELMGASLGLAGLTACTKQPPEKIVPYVAQPEDIVPGKPLFFASALPLSGYGDGVLVESHMGRPTKIEGNPEHPSSLGSTGVYHQAAALGLYDPDRSQAVLREGRNSTWQRFQESLNLIREELLASKGAGFRILTETVTSPLVAAYIREFLATYPEAKWHQYEPVNRAPVYAGTKLAFGEALNPVYHLDKASVVVALDSDFLTAGPGAVRYARDFATRRQPANMNRLYAVEPTPSLTGAMADHRLALNSADVDGFARALAAKVGAAGFSGGSSKAPQAWVDAVAADLAAQKGASLVVAGEHQPAAVHAIAAGINAALGNVGSTVTYHEPPEADAADQTESLAQLVADMDAGKVATIFIGGGNPIYTAPPDLKFSEALRKVKLRLRLAEYDDETSAVCHWQVPMAHALESWGDLRAFDGTVTLQQPLIAPLYEGKTIVEVIAVLLNRAGGEMREVLKTYWAGQLKRDDFETFWEKCKHDGMIAGSAPAAKTAALAANLAASLPAAPSGGAEVVIRPCPSVYDGRYTNNAWLQELPRPLTKITWDNAVILSPKMADSHKVQNGDILDLKAGGRSVKGPAWILPGQAEDTVTVHMGYGRTRHGKVSNGVGFDAGLLRSKTEPWRVGGATIGKTGDWYELAITHNHHSMEGRDIVRIGAADDYQKAPDFAQAHDKGHTLFNMYPEFEYKGRSWGMAIDLNACTGCNACTIACQAENNISVVGRDQVIREREMHWIRVDRYFEGSLDEPAMYHQPVPCMHCDNAPCENVCPVAATSHSEEGLNQMTYNRCVGTRYCSNNCPYKVRRFNFFLYADYNTESFKSMRNPDVSVRSRGVMEKCTYCVQRINLARIDAEREDREIRDGEVITACQAVCPTQAIHFGDMNDASSKIAKAKKDPRNYGLLAEINTRPRTTYLAKLRNPNPEIEKLRPAPAAGAHHG, from the coding sequence ATGAGCAGTCAACCGAATAACCCCACCCCGCTCGATCTCGATGCGATCCGGGCGCGTCTGGCCGACGCAAAAGGGCCGGAATTCTGGCGCAGTCTCGAGCAGGTAGCCGGCACGGAGGAGTTTCAGGCGTTTCTCGACAACGAGTTCACGCCCGGCACTTCGGAGTGGAGCAATCCGCTGAACCGCCGGCGGATGCTTGAGCTCATGGGCGCTTCGCTCGGGCTGGCGGGTCTCACCGCCTGCACCAAGCAGCCGCCGGAGAAGATCGTCCCTTACGTCGCGCAGCCGGAAGACATCGTGCCCGGGAAGCCGCTGTTCTTCGCCAGCGCGCTTCCGCTTTCGGGCTACGGCGACGGTGTGCTCGTCGAAAGCCACATGGGGCGGCCGACGAAGATTGAAGGCAACCCGGAGCATCCTTCGAGCCTCGGGTCGACGGGAGTCTACCACCAGGCGGCCGCGCTCGGGCTGTACGACCCGGACCGCTCGCAGGCGGTTCTCCGCGAAGGCCGCAACTCCACCTGGCAGCGATTCCAGGAATCGCTGAACCTGATCCGCGAGGAACTGCTGGCGTCCAAAGGCGCCGGCTTCCGGATCCTCACCGAGACGGTGACCTCGCCGCTCGTCGCCGCCTATATCCGTGAGTTCCTGGCTACCTATCCGGAAGCGAAGTGGCATCAATACGAGCCCGTGAACCGCGCGCCTGTCTACGCCGGCACGAAGCTCGCGTTCGGCGAAGCGTTAAATCCGGTATATCACCTGGATAAGGCCTCGGTTGTGGTGGCGCTCGATTCCGACTTCCTCACCGCCGGACCGGGAGCCGTTCGCTACGCGCGCGATTTCGCGACGCGTCGGCAGCCGGCGAACATGAACCGGCTGTACGCGGTGGAGCCGACTCCGTCGCTGACCGGCGCCATGGCCGATCACCGGCTGGCGCTCAACTCGGCCGATGTCGATGGATTCGCCCGCGCGCTTGCCGCCAAGGTGGGCGCGGCGGGATTCTCCGGCGGCTCCAGCAAGGCGCCGCAGGCCTGGGTGGACGCCGTTGCCGCGGATCTGGCGGCGCAAAAAGGCGCGTCGCTGGTGGTGGCCGGCGAACATCAGCCGGCGGCCGTGCATGCTATTGCCGCCGGGATCAACGCGGCCCTCGGCAACGTTGGCTCAACGGTCACCTATCACGAACCGCCCGAGGCCGATGCCGCCGACCAGACCGAATCGCTGGCGCAACTGGTGGCCGACATGGACGCCGGGAAGGTAGCGACGATATTCATCGGCGGCGGGAACCCGATCTACACCGCTCCGCCGGACCTGAAGTTCTCCGAAGCGCTGCGCAAGGTGAAGCTGCGCCTGCGCCTTGCCGAGTACGACGACGAGACGTCGGCGGTGTGCCACTGGCAGGTGCCGATGGCGCATGCGCTCGAGAGCTGGGGCGACCTTCGTGCCTTCGACGGCACGGTGACGCTGCAGCAACCGCTCATCGCTCCGCTCTACGAGGGCAAGACGATCGTCGAAGTGATCGCCGTGCTGCTCAACCGCGCCGGCGGCGAAATGCGCGAAGTGCTGAAGACCTACTGGGCGGGGCAGCTCAAGCGCGACGACTTCGAAACGTTCTGGGAGAAGTGCAAGCACGACGGAATGATCGCCGGGTCGGCTCCGGCGGCGAAAACGGCCGCGCTGGCCGCAAACCTGGCGGCATCGCTGCCGGCGGCTCCCTCCGGGGGCGCCGAAGTGGTGATCCGGCCGTGCCCGAGCGTTTATGACGGGCGCTACACCAATAACGCCTGGCTGCAGGAACTGCCGCGGCCGCTGACCAAGATCACTTGGGACAACGCGGTGATTCTGAGTCCGAAGATGGCGGATTCGCACAAGGTTCAGAATGGCGACATCCTGGATCTGAAAGCCGGCGGACGCTCCGTGAAGGGGCCGGCGTGGATTCTGCCGGGGCAGGCCGAGGACACCGTTACGGTGCACATGGGCTACGGCCGCACGCGCCACGGGAAGGTGTCCAACGGGGTCGGGTTCGACGCCGGGCTGCTTCGCTCGAAGACCGAGCCGTGGCGGGTAGGCGGCGCGACCATCGGGAAGACCGGGGACTGGTACGAACTCGCCATCACGCACAACCATCATTCGATGGAGGGCCGCGACATCGTCCGGATCGGCGCCGCCGACGACTACCAAAAGGCGCCCGATTTCGCCCAGGCCCACGACAAAGGCCACACGCTGTTCAACATGTACCCGGAATTCGAGTACAAGGGCCGCTCCTGGGGTATGGCCATCGACCTGAACGCGTGCACTGGCTGCAACGCCTGCACGATCGCCTGCCAGGCGGAAAACAACATCTCCGTGGTTGGCCGGGATCAGGTGATCCGCGAGCGCGAAATGCACTGGATTCGCGTGGACCGGTACTTTGAGGGCTCGCTTGACGAGCCGGCGATGTATCACCAGCCGGTGCCCTGTATGCATTGCGACAACGCGCCGTGCGAAAACGTCTGTCCGGTGGCGGCCACCTCGCATAGCGAGGAAGGTCTCAACCAGATGACCTACAACCGCTGTGTCGGGACCCGCTACTGTTCGAACAACTGTCCCTACAAGGTGCGGCGGTTCAACTTCTTCCTCTACGCCGACTACAACACGGAAAGCTTCAAGAGCATGCGCAATCCGGATGTTTCCGTGCGCAGCCGCGGCGTGATGGAGAAATGCACGTACTGCGTGCAGCGCATCAACCTGGCGCGGATCGACGCCGAGCGCGAAGACCGCGAAATTCGCGACGGTGAGGTGATCACGGCGTGCCAGGCCGTGTGCCCGACTCAGGCGATCCACTTCGGCGACATGAACGACGCCTCGAGCAAGATCGCCAAGGCCAAGAAGGACCCACGTAACTACGGGCTCCTCGCCGAAATCAACACGCGGCCGCGAACCACCTACCTCGCCAAGCTGCGGAACCCGAATCCGGAAATCGAGAAGCTGCGCCCGGCGCCGGCGGCCGGAGCGCATCACGGATGA
- a CDS encoding cytochrome c3 family protein: MVGLALAAGLGGAVFAIARSPFVSNAGVTVDQPVMFTHKHHVAGMGLDCRYCHTSVETSSFAGVPPTETCMSCHSQIWADAPILEPVRESFRSGKSLQWTRVHDLPNFVFFNHSIHVAKGMSCAVCHGRVDQMALLHQQNTLFMEWCLDCHRAPEKYIRPKSEVFNMEYQPAEPQSVIGPRLVEEYKVRKLTDCSVCHR; this comes from the coding sequence GTGGTCGGCCTGGCCCTGGCGGCCGGGCTCGGTGGTGCCGTGTTCGCCATCGCCCGATCGCCATTCGTTTCCAACGCCGGCGTGACTGTGGATCAACCTGTCATGTTTACGCACAAGCACCATGTGGCTGGCATGGGGCTCGATTGCCGTTATTGCCATACGTCGGTGGAGACGTCGTCCTTCGCCGGCGTGCCGCCGACGGAGACTTGCATGAGCTGCCACTCGCAGATCTGGGCGGACGCTCCGATCCTCGAACCGGTGCGGGAGAGCTTCCGGAGCGGCAAGTCGCTGCAGTGGACGCGCGTGCATGATCTTCCGAACTTCGTGTTCTTCAACCACAGCATTCACGTGGCGAAGGGCATGTCGTGCGCGGTCTGCCACGGGCGCGTCGACCAAATGGCGCTCCTCCATCAGCAGAACACTCTCTTTATGGAATGGTGCCTCGATTGTCATCGGGCGCCGGAAAAATATATCCGCCCGAAGAGCGAAGTTTTCAACATGGAGTATCAACCGGCGGAACCTCAGAGCGTGATCGGTCCGCGGCTTGTCGAAGAATACAAGGTTCGCAAGCTGACCGATTGCTCGGTGTGCCACCGCTAA